A stretch of DNA from Rathayibacter sp. VKM Ac-2762:
GGGGCCGCCGTTCGCGAGGGCCACGGCGAGGCCGACCGCGCCGACCGCGACCGCGCCGCCGATGAGCAGGCCGCGGCGGTTCTTCGCGATGCCGCTGATGCCGACGCTCCGGGAGCGGTGGGGAGCGGTGCGGGTGGAGCCGTCGCCGCGGCCGGTGCCGCCGCTCGAGCCGCCGCTCGGCGTGCCGGAGCCCGCCGCGGGCTCGCGGCTGCCCCAGTCGTTCCCGGAGCTCGGCGTCCCCGAATCGCCGGGGGTGCGGTCGTCGTCCGTCATCGGGTCTCCTCGTCCTGCGGGCGGGCCGCGCGGGTGTCCTGCGGCCGGTCGTGCTCGGGGGCGCCGTACTCGGGCGCGGGGGTGCCGGGCGCGGGAGCGCCGTAGGCGGGGGCGGCGCCGTGCCCGGGGCGGGAGGCGGCCGACGCGGCGTCCGCGTCCGTCGCTGCCCCGTCGCTCCGTCCGCCCTCGATGTAGTGGGGGACGAACTCCGCCAGGTCGCCGGTGATCAGGCCGCTCGTCTCGCGCACGTCGATGCCGGCCGGGGTCTCGCCGACGATCCAGCTGCCGATGACGACGGTCTTCCCGTCGACCCGGGCCAGCTCGGCGCGCTCCTGGTGGATGAAGCCCTCGGCGCCGTAGCTCCCGCCGTTCTCGGCGACGACCGAGCCGTCGGCGTCGAGGACCGTCACGTTGGCGCCCTCCCGGCCCAGGCGCGGCTTGCGCACCTGGGCGGTGCCGGGCAGCGGATGCACGGAGGCGGGCAGCAGGTTCGGGTGGCCGCGGAACATCTCCCACAGCACCACCAGCAGCTGCTTGTTGCTGAGCAGGAGCTTCCACGCCGGCTCGACCCAGCGGGTGCGCTCGCGCCGGTCGAGGAGCAGGCCGCCGAACTGCTCGCCGAGCATCCACTCCCACGGGTACAGCTTGAAGACGTGGCGGATCGGCTCGCCGTCGCCGTCGAGGAAGCCGGCGCCGTCGAGCTCGTAGCGGATGTCCTCGACGAAGATCAGCTTGGGGTCGAAGCCGGCCTGCGCCGCGGTCTCGGCCATGTAGGCGACGGTGTCGGCGTCCTCGACGATCAGCTCGCCGTCTCCGGAGTCGTGCAGCGACGCGAGGTGCAGCCGGGCGCCCTCGTCGAGGCTCCAGCGCTCGAGGCGGAGGTGGCGCCACTGCTCGACGAGCTGCTCGTGCAGGCTGTTGAACTGGTCGGCGTCGGGCCCCTTCGTCTCGACGAGCCACTGCCACTGGGCCGCGGCGGTCTCGACCAGCGAGGTCGGAGTGTCGGCGTTGAACTCGAGCAGCTTCACCGCGCCCGCGCCGTCGTAGGCGAGGTCGAAGC
This window harbors:
- a CDS encoding glutathionylspermidine synthase family protein, which encodes MRRHTLTPRPDWRARCDEIGFSFYDLPSEGGRPYWNESAAYSFEPAEIDLLERTTSELFDLCMEACELVVRKGRFAEFGIPPRFHELVRTSWDEDDPTVYGRFDLAYDGAGAVKLLEFNADTPTSLVETAAAQWQWLVETKGPDADQFNSLHEQLVEQWRHLRLERWSLDEGARLHLASLHDSGDGELIVEDADTVAYMAETAAQAGFDPKLIFVEDIRYELDGAGFLDGDGEPIRHVFKLYPWEWMLGEQFGGLLLDRRERTRWVEPAWKLLLSNKQLLVVLWEMFRGHPNLLPASVHPLPGTAQVRKPRLGREGANVTVLDADGSVVAENGGSYGAEGFIHQERAELARVDGKTVVIGSWIVGETPAGIDVRETSGLITGDLAEFVPHYIEGGRSDGAATDADAASAASRPGHGAAPAYGAPAPGTPAPEYGAPEHDRPQDTRAARPQDEETR